The genomic segment CTGCATAACTGGTCGGAAGAAGACCGGGCCGAGTTCCGCGAAGCCGCCCAGGCCGCGTGGGATGACTGGGGCTCGCGCTCGCCCGAAGCCGGGGCGATCCTCGAAAGCCACAAGGTCTATCTCAAGCAGCTTGGCCTGATCGACTGAGGCGCACCGCGCCTTAGCCAACACCCGGAATGACGGATGCGCCCCTGTGAATGATGGGCGCATCCGAACCGCCCGGGCAAAAACCATCAAGGCACAGTGGAGAGCGAGCATGGAAAAGGAAAGCCTCTGGCTCGGACCGCTCAGGCAGCCGGTGCGCATGATAATGCTGGCCTTCTGCGCGGCCGTGGCGCTGATCTATCTCTGGCTGATCCTCAACCGTTTCATATCTGAAGACGCGCTGGGCATGCACGAGATGATCCGGCCGCAGGGCCGCCCGCTTGTCTGGGTGATGCTGCTGTCGATGGCGGGGGCGGTTCTTTTCGCCGGGCTCTACCTGTCGGACTTCCACGGCGCGCTCGAAGCCCCGCCAAGCGGGTTCTTCGATATCGTGTCGCTGGTCACCTCGCGCATCGCGATGATCCTGACGGCGCTGATCGTCATCGTGATGTTCTACGAGGTCGTCTCGCGCTACGTGTTTTCGCGGCCCACGCTCTGGGCCAACGAACTTTCGCTCTGGATCGCCGCCTTCGTCTTCCTGTTCGCCGGGCAGTACGCGATGCAGCAGCGCAGCCATATCCGGATCTACGTGATCTACGACATGATGCCCCGCTGGGCGCAGAAGGCCGCCGACGTGCTGTCGGTGTTGCTGATCGTGGCGTTCACCTTCGCCCTCGTCTGGGGGAACTACGCCGACGCCGAACGCCGCTTCCTGCGGATGGAAACCTTCGGCACCGCGTGGGATCCGCCCATTCCGGGCATCGTCAAGCCGGCGGTCCTGCTCATCATCGTGCTGGTCGCGATCCAGGCGGTGTCGAACCTGATCGCCGACTGGAACAAGAAGCCCGAACACCACTCGCCGCTCGACGAGATCGACGAGACCGAGATCAAGCATATCCGCGAAACGCTGGAGAAGAAGTGAATGGAATTCCTCGAGCTATTCGCGTGGATGAAGGTCGGCGACGTGGCGACCCTGTCGATCTACCTTCTGATAGGGATGTTCGTGCTGCTGGCGATCGGCATGCCGCTGGGCTTTGCCTCGGCTTTCCTGGCGGTCGCGGTCATCGTGATGAAATTCGGGCCCGAAGTGTCGTTCGGGCGGTTCGGCAGCGGGCCGATGTCGGTGCTGGCGCAGGCCGTCTATCGACAGATGACCAACTATGTGCTGATCTCGGTGCCCTTGTTCATCTTCATGGCCTCGCTGCTGGAACGCTCTGGCATCGCCAAGGACATGTACGACGCCCTGAACCAGTGGCTGTCGCGGACACGGGGCGGCATTGCCATCGTCACCTCGATCATGGCGGTGATCATGGCGGCCATGTCGGGGATCATCGGCGGCGAGGTGGTGCTGCTCGGGCTGATCGCGCTGCCGCAGATGCTGCGGCTGGGCTATAACCAGAACCTCGCCATCGGAACGATCTGCGCCTCCGGCTCGCTGGGCACGATGATCCCGCCGTCGATCGTGCTGATCTTCTACGGGCTGGTGACCGAGACGTCGATCAAGGCGCTGTTCACCGCGTCGTTCCTGCCAGGCTTCATGCTGGCCTCGTTCTTCATTCTCTACATCATCATCCGCACGAACCTGAACCCGTCTTTGGCACCGCTTCCCGAGGAAGACCCGACCGCGCCGAAGGGGATGGAGAAATTCCTGCGTTTCGTCGGCTTCCTGTCGCGCTTTGCACTCTGGATCACCGGCTTCCTGCTGCTCAGGGCGGTGTTCTTCACCATCACGGGCGACAACACGGTCGAAGAGGGGCTTGAGCCCATCGCGCTGGGGATGGTGTCGGACATTCCCTATATCGTGGGCGCATTCGCGATCGCGACGGCGCTGATCCTGTTCGTGGTCGGGCGCGAAAGGGCCGAGGAAGGCTGGCAGATGGGCAAGGGCCTGATCGCCCCGGTCATCGTGATCGGCGTGGTCCTGGGGTCGATCTACATGGGCATCACCGGCATCACCGAAGCCGCCGGCATGGGCGTGGTCGCGGTGTTCGTCATCGGGCTGGTGCGCCGAGAGATGACCTTCGACATCGTCTGGGACAGCCTGATGCGCACGCTCAAGTCGACCGGCACGATCATCTGGGTCACCATCGGCGCGGCCTCGCTGGCCGCGGCCTATACGCTGGCGGGCGGGCCGACCTACGTGGCCAACATGATCGTCGCGGCAGAACTGCCCACCATGGGGATCATCCTTGTGATGATGGTGATCTTCCTGATCATGGGCATGTTCATGGACTGGATCGGCATCGTGCTGCTGATCATGCCGGTCTTCCTGCCGATCGTGCTGAAGCTGCCGGTCGAGGAAATCGGGATCTTCGGCGAACTGGATCCGCGGCAGGTGGCGATCTGGTTCGGCGTGGTGTTCTGCATGAACATGCAGGTGAGTTTCCTGTCGCCGCCCTTCGGGCCGGCCGCGTTCTATCTCAAGTCGGTGGCGCCGGCGCATATTTCGCTGACGGCGATCTTCCGGGGGTTCCTGCCGTTCATCGTGCTGCAGCTTCTGGCGCTGTCGGTGCTGCTGATCTGGCCGCCGATCGTGACGCTGTTCCTGTAAGGGGCGGCAGGCGGACCGAATGCCTGAAAGGGGGGCGGGTCACCCCGCCCCCCTTGTCTTCCGAAAGCGCGTACCGGGGGGTGCCATGCTTGACCAGTCTCAGATCGATGCGTTCAACCGCGACGGGGTGATCGTCGTGCCGGATGTTCTGGCGGGCGACGTGCTTGCGGCAGTGCGGGCGGAATATTCCGGGCTGCTCGACACGCTCTACGCCGGCTGGCACCGCGAGGGGCGCGTGCCCCCGCCCGAGGGTCGCGATTTCCAGGACAAGCTGCTGACCAGCTACAAGGCGGGGTGCGACTGGTTTCAGCCGATGGATATCTCGCTGCCGGGCGACGAGATCACGCCCGACACGCCGTTTCATTTCGGCCCGGCGGTGTTCGACATGATCACCTGTGCCCGGCTGCTCGACCTCGTGGAATGCCTCATCGGGCCAGAGATCACCTCGAACCCG from the Roseovarius indicus genome contains:
- a CDS encoding TRAP transporter small permease subunit; protein product: MEKESLWLGPLRQPVRMIMLAFCAAVALIYLWLILNRFISEDALGMHEMIRPQGRPLVWVMLLSMAGAVLFAGLYLSDFHGALEAPPSGFFDIVSLVTSRIAMILTALIVIVMFYEVVSRYVFSRPTLWANELSLWIAAFVFLFAGQYAMQQRSHIRIYVIYDMMPRWAQKAADVLSVLLIVAFTFALVWGNYADAERRFLRMETFGTAWDPPIPGIVKPAVLLIIVLVAIQAVSNLIADWNKKPEHHSPLDEIDETEIKHIRETLEKK
- a CDS encoding TRAP transporter large permease gives rise to the protein MEFLELFAWMKVGDVATLSIYLLIGMFVLLAIGMPLGFASAFLAVAVIVMKFGPEVSFGRFGSGPMSVLAQAVYRQMTNYVLISVPLFIFMASLLERSGIAKDMYDALNQWLSRTRGGIAIVTSIMAVIMAAMSGIIGGEVVLLGLIALPQMLRLGYNQNLAIGTICASGSLGTMIPPSIVLIFYGLVTETSIKALFTASFLPGFMLASFFILYIIIRTNLNPSLAPLPEEDPTAPKGMEKFLRFVGFLSRFALWITGFLLLRAVFFTITGDNTVEEGLEPIALGMVSDIPYIVGAFAIATALILFVVGRERAEEGWQMGKGLIAPVIVIGVVLGSIYMGITGITEAAGMGVVAVFVIGLVRREMTFDIVWDSLMRTLKSTGTIIWVTIGAASLAAAYTLAGGPTYVANMIVAAELPTMGIILVMMVIFLIMGMFMDWIGIVLLIMPVFLPIVLKLPVEEIGIFGELDPRQVAIWFGVVFCMNMQVSFLSPPFGPAAFYLKSVAPAHISLTAIFRGFLPFIVLQLLALSVLLIWPPIVTLFL